Proteins encoded together in one Cicer arietinum cultivar CDC Frontier isolate Library 1 chromosome 4, Cicar.CDCFrontier_v2.0, whole genome shotgun sequence window:
- the LOC101514437 gene encoding uncharacterized protein, producing the protein MAIDKSIKAQNYFKSLVNKYPSSQAIKACATYYNTSIRSFQNALAELPDDRETASYDARVAGDGPDHCQSYLVVEKKVNISLITTLNNDMQFLSFVAFLSVERLPSK; encoded by the coding sequence ATGGCAATAGATAAGTCCATAAAAGcccaaaattatttcaaaagtttggTGAACAAATACCCTTCTTCACAAGCGATCAAAGCTTGTGCAACTTATTACAATACGTCGATTCGTTCGTTTCAAAATGCACTTGCTGAGTTGCCTGATGATAGAGAAACTGCAAGCTATGATGCAAGAGTTGCTGGTGATGGACCTGACCATTGTCAAAGTTACTTGGTTGTTGAAAAGAAAGTTAACATTTCTCTTATTACTACATTGAATAATGACATGCAGTTTCTTAGTTTTGTTGCATTTCTATCTGTAGAACGTCTTCCTAGTAAATGA